A single genomic interval of Camelina sativa cultivar DH55 chromosome 11, Cs, whole genome shotgun sequence harbors:
- the LOC104721254 gene encoding protein NLP2 has translation MEGGGGGGGDGSFLPNSSFGVFSETAMDMDFMEELFYDGCWLETTDGKSLKQTLGQQVSDSTTMSDNNNNSFLYGYQFAENPSQDHISNEETGRKFPPITPGFLKIEDLSNQPLNQVPFDQSAAMSSAQAEKFLLEETEGGRRWWIAPRTSQGPSSSVKDRLVQAIKGLMQDKDFLIQIWVPIQQEGKNFLTTLEQPHFFNPKYLSLKRYRDVSVAYNFPAHEDSTESVGLPGRVFLGKLPEWTPDVRFFRSDEYPRIKEAEKCDVRGSLALPVFERGSGTCLGVVEIVTTTQKMNYRPELDNICKALESVNLRSSRNLKSPSREFLQVYNEFYYAALPEVSEFLTWVCRLYDLPLALTWAPCARQGKVGSRHSDENFSECVSTVDDACIVPDHQSRNFLEACSEHHLLQGEGIVGKAFKATKLFFVPEVITFSKTNYPLAHHAKISGLHAALAVPLKSKFNGSVEFVLEFFFPKTCLDTEAQQDMLKSLSVTLQQDFRSLNLVIDKELELEVVFPVREEVVFGETGENMKPLPLEEISQEDSSWISHMIKANEKGKGVSLSWEYQKEEPKEEFMLTSGWDNNQIGSGHSNFISETDQFQKVSNSGLRIDMDPSFESASFGVGQTLLGSRRPGEKRRTKTEKTIGLEVLRQYFAGSLKDAAKSIGVCPTTLKRICRQHGITRWPSRKIKKVGHSLKKLQLVIDSVQGVQGSIQLDSFYTSFPELSSPHMSGTGTTFKNTDQSRNVTAQTENGVSAQGTAAAAPKSPPSSSCSHSSGSSTCCSTGANQSSNTGNTSNTVTTLMAENASAILKRARSEVRLHTMNQEETKSLSRTLSHKTFSEHPLFENLPRLPESNRRKLKAEGASKVKATFGEAKVRFTLLPTWGFRELQHEIARRFNIDNIAPFDLKYLDDDKEWVLLTCEADLEECIDIYRSSQSRTIKISVHEASQNKLGGSFGSIGLGPSL, from the exons ATGGAAGGTGGTGGgggtggtggtggagatggcAGTTTCTTACCAAATTCTAGCTTTGGTGTATTCTCTGAGACGGCTATGGATATGGATTTCATGGAGGAACTCTTCTATGATGGATGTTGGCTTGAGACAACAGATGGTAAGAGCTTGAAGCAGACGTTGGGACAACAAGTTTCTGATTCTACCACCATGAGTGACAACAACAATAACTCTTTCCTTTATGGTTATCAATTTGCTGAGAACCCTTCACAAGATCATATCTCTAACGAAGAAACAGGGAGAAAGTTTCCTCCAATAACACCGGGCTTCCTCAAGATCGAGGATCTCTCTAATCAGCCGTTGAATCAAGTACCTTTTGACCAGTCTGCAGCCATGAGTTCTGCACAAGCAGAGAAGTTTCTCCTTGAAGAAActgaaggaggaagaagatggtggatTGCTCCAAGAACAAGTCAAGGCCCTTCTTCATCAGTGAAAGATAGATTAGTACAAGCTATAAAGGGTCTTATGCAAGATAAAGACTTCCTCATACAGATATGGGTACCAATTCAACAAGAAGGCAAAAACTTTCTCACCACTTTGGAGCAGCCACACTTCTTCAACCCTAAATACTTAAGTCTTAAAAGATACAGAGATGTTTCAGTGGCCTACAATTTCCCGGCTCATGAGGATTCCACGGAGTCTGTGGGTCTTCCTGGCCGTGTTTTCCTCGGGAAGCTACCTGAGTGGACACCTGATGTGCGCTTCTTCAGAAGCGATGAGTATCCGCGCATCAAAGAAGCAGAGAAATGTGATGTTCGTGGATCATTAGCCCTTCCTGTATTTGAAAGAGGTAGTGGGACTTGTTTGGGTGTTGTTGAGATTGTTACAACTACTCAGAAGATGAATTACAGGCCAGAGCTTGACAATATCTGTAAAGCTCTCGAG tctgTTAATCTAAGGAGTTCAAGAAACTTGAAATCTCCAAGCAGAGAG TTTCTGCAGGTCTATAATGAATTCTACTATGCAGCATTACCTGAGGTATCAGAGTTTTTGACATGGGTCTGCAGATTATATGATCTACCTCTGGCTTTAACGTGGGCACCGTGTGCTCGGCAAGGCAAAGTTGGATCCCGCCATTCTGATGAGAACTTCTCAGAGTGTGTTTCAACTGTAGATGATGCTTGCATTGTCCCTGACCATCAGAGTCGTAATTTTCTAGAGGCATGTTCTGAACACCATCTGCTTCAAGGGGAAGGCATTGTGGGAAAAGCTTTCAAGGCAACCAAACTGTTTTTTGTGCCTGAAGTAATCACTTTTAGCAAAACCAACTATCCTCTTGCACACCATGCTAAGATCTCAGGTCTACATGCTGCTTTAGCAGTCCCACTGAAAAGCAAATTCAATGGTTCCGTTGAGTTTGTGTTGGagtttttctttccaaaaacttGCCTTGACACCGAAGCGCAACAAGATATGCTCAAGTCACTCTCTGTGACCCTGCAGCAAGATTTCAGGAGCTTAAATCTTGTCATTGATAAAGAACTAGAGCTAGAAGTGGTGTTTCCCGTTAGAGAGGAAGTAGTATTTGGAGAAACCGGAGAGAATATGAAACCTTTGCCTTTGGAAGAAATTTCTCAAGAAGATTCTTCATGGATCTCACACATGATAAAGGCTAACGAGAAAGGTAAAGGTGTGTCTCTTTCTTGGGAGTACCAGAAAGAAGAGCCAAAAGAAGAGTTCATGCTCACATCTGGATGGGATAACAATCAGATTGGATCAGGACACAGTAACTTTATTTCAGAAACCGATCAGTTTCAGAAGGTGTCAAATTCAGGACTCAGAATCGACATGGATCCAAGTTTTGAATCAGCTTCTTTTGGTGTGGGGCAGACATTGTTAGGCAGTAGAAGACCAGgtgagaagagaagaacaaaaacagaaaagactATTGGTTTAGAAGTTCTTCGACAATACTTTGCAGGAAGCCTCAAAGATGCAGCCAAGAGCATTGGTG TCTGTCCAACTACCTTGAAAAGAATATGCAGACAACACGGGATAACACGATGGCCTTCTCGGAAGATCAAGAAAGTGGGACACTCATTAAAGAAGCTCCAACTTGTTATAGACTCTGTTCAAGGTGTTCAAGGCTCTATTCAACTTGATTCATTCTATACAAGTTTCCCAGAACTAAGCTCCCCGCATATGTCTGGTACTGGCACTACCTTCAAGAATACTGACCAGTCAAGGAATGTAACTGCTCAAACCGAGAACGGTGTTTCAGCACAGGGAACTGCTGCTGCAGCTCCAAAGTCACCTCCATCATCTTCTTGTAGCCACAGCTCTGGTTCAAGCACATGCTGTTCAACTGGAGCTAATCAAAGTAGCAATACTGGAAACACCTCAAATACTGTAACCACTCTGATGGCTGAAAATGCAAGCGCAATCTTGAAGAGAGCTCGTAGCGAGGTAAGGCTGCATACGATGAATCAAGAGGAAACAAAGTCCCTCTCTCGAACACTAAGCCACAAAACGTTCAGTGAGCATCCTCTTTTCGAAAACCTACCTCGGTTACCGGAGAGTAATAGAAGGAAGTTGAAAGCAGAAGGGGCCTCTAAAGTGAAAGCCACATTTGGGGAGGCCAAAGTACGGTTTACGTTGCTCCCTACTTGGGGATTCAGAGAGTTGCAGCATGAGATTGCTAGGCGTTTTAACATAGATAATATTGCACCCTTTGATCTGAAGTACCTGGATGATGACAAGGAATGGGTTCTTCTGACATGTGAAGCGGATCTTGAGGAATGTATCGACATTTATAGATCATCACAGAGCCGCACAATCAAGATCAGCGTTCATGAAGCTTCTCAAAACAAGCTGGGAGGTTCTTTTGGTAGCATCGGTCTTGGTCCTTCGTTATAA